From the Streptomyces sp. Tu 2975 genome, one window contains:
- a CDS encoding carbohydrate ABC transporter permease, producing MSTSTAPSPAGAGQDLRPDRKKSRWHYDVIGLLTAVVMAFPVYWLVISALRPNHEIRSYDQTLWPSSLTFDNFARAVKQENFATAVQSSLIVSVTAVVGGMIIATLAALAIGRFRFFGRKALLMVLILVQMLPPTAMLIPIYAQLNAIGGLDEYWGLIVVYLVSTLPFAIVMIRGFVVNIPVELEESAMVDGCTRMGAFRRVIFPLLAPGLAAASIFALVNAWNEYLFAYILINDNSKYTLNVWLMTFTTERGTDYGALMAASTLIALPVVVFFMIIQKKMAAGLTSGAVKG from the coding sequence ATGAGCACCTCCACCGCTCCCTCCCCGGCCGGCGCCGGACAGGACCTGAGGCCGGACCGCAAGAAGTCCCGCTGGCACTACGACGTCATCGGCCTGCTCACCGCCGTCGTGATGGCCTTTCCGGTGTACTGGCTCGTCATCAGCGCCCTGCGGCCCAACCATGAGATCCGGTCCTACGACCAGACCCTCTGGCCCTCGTCGCTGACCTTCGACAACTTCGCCCGCGCGGTGAAGCAGGAGAACTTCGCCACCGCCGTCCAGTCGAGCCTCATCGTCTCGGTCACCGCGGTGGTCGGCGGAATGATCATCGCCACGCTGGCGGCCCTGGCCATCGGCCGGTTCCGCTTCTTCGGCCGCAAGGCGCTGCTGATGGTGCTGATCCTCGTCCAGATGCTGCCGCCGACCGCGATGCTCATTCCCATCTACGCGCAGCTCAACGCCATCGGCGGGCTCGACGAGTACTGGGGCCTGATCGTCGTCTACCTGGTCTCCACGCTGCCGTTCGCGATCGTCATGATCCGCGGGTTCGTGGTGAACATCCCGGTGGAGCTCGAGGAGTCCGCCATGGTCGACGGCTGCACCCGCATGGGAGCCTTCCGCCGCGTGATCTTCCCGCTGCTCGCCCCAGGTCTCGCCGCGGCTTCCATCTTCGCCCTGGTCAACGCCTGGAACGAGTACCTCTTCGCGTACATCCTGATCAACGACAACTCCAAGTACACGCTCAACGTCTGGCTGATGACGTTCACCACCGAGCGGGGAACGGACTACGGCGCGCTGATGGCGGCCTCCACGCTCATCGCACTGCCCGTCGTCGTCTTCTTCATGATCATCCAGAAGAAGATGGCCGCAGGGCTCACCTCGGGCGCAGTGAAGGGATAA
- a CDS encoding GNAT family N-acetyltransferase encodes MDITIRNIEPGEHTALGELTAGAYLDGGLLALGEQDPYIEVLRDVAGRNAQAEVYVAVDAQNTLLGGVAFVPAGGPFADIAGPGEAEFRMLAVDARARGRGAGEALVRTCVERARATPGCVRLVLSTQPTMYAAHRIYDRLGFVRTPERDWEPVPGLVSLLTYALELHPTSRHNM; translated from the coding sequence ATGGACATCACCATCCGGAACATAGAACCCGGGGAGCACACGGCACTCGGAGAGTTGACCGCCGGCGCCTATCTCGACGGCGGGCTGCTGGCCCTCGGCGAGCAGGACCCGTACATCGAGGTGCTCCGCGACGTCGCGGGCCGCAACGCGCAGGCAGAGGTGTACGTCGCCGTCGACGCGCAGAACACGCTGCTCGGCGGTGTGGCGTTCGTCCCTGCCGGCGGACCGTTCGCCGACATCGCGGGACCTGGCGAGGCCGAGTTCCGGATGCTCGCCGTGGACGCCCGGGCACGCGGCCGCGGCGCCGGCGAGGCGCTGGTGCGCACCTGCGTGGAGCGGGCGAGAGCCACCCCGGGGTGTGTACGGCTGGTGCTGTCGACACAGCCCACGATGTACGCGGCTCACCGCATCTACGACCGGCTCGGCTTCGTGCGCACACCGGAACGGGACTGGGAACCGGTCCCGGGCCTCGTTTCGCTGCTGACGTACGCACTGGAGCTCCACCCGACCTCCCGACACAACATGTAG
- a CDS encoding sugar ABC transporter substrate-binding protein codes for MKRKLVAAVGAAAMMASVAACGSDGGSESAKSPKDRKETLTVWLMVDAQSTWPELVKDVNAQFNKKYPGVKVDVQYQQWADKAKKLDTALGGDKFPDVVELGNTETMQYILNGALAEIDPKKYQNSDTWIQGLKDTCSFEGKQFCVPYYAGARVAIYNTEMLKKGAGTDKLPETEDELLAAMDKVSAEYGKKDKRFSSLYLPGRYWYAAMSYVAAYDGKIAEYDEGSKEWKASLSSPEAQKGIQHFIDLVKKYNKADQTKDEQDHANVMANEKAALLYGNGWESGSVIDGKNNGNPKLEGKILTAGMPGPNGKALPSFIGGSDLAVTSKSKVADLGEEWISLFTSEKSMEVLASKNILPNNTKQLEPLKAKPETAPIANAVPDAWFTPIAPGWTSIEKEEVLENMLLAILKGDSVEAATKAADAKINELINQES; via the coding sequence GTGAAGCGCAAGCTCGTAGCAGCGGTGGGTGCGGCGGCCATGATGGCCTCGGTCGCGGCCTGTGGTTCCGACGGCGGCAGTGAATCGGCGAAGAGCCCGAAGGACCGCAAGGAGACGTTGACCGTCTGGCTGATGGTCGACGCCCAGTCGACCTGGCCCGAGCTGGTCAAGGACGTCAACGCGCAGTTCAACAAGAAGTACCCGGGCGTGAAGGTCGACGTCCAGTACCAGCAGTGGGCGGACAAGGCCAAGAAGCTCGACACGGCCCTCGGTGGCGACAAGTTCCCCGACGTCGTCGAGCTCGGCAACACCGAGACGATGCAGTACATCCTCAACGGCGCTCTCGCGGAGATCGACCCGAAGAAGTACCAGAACTCCGACACCTGGATCCAGGGCCTGAAGGACACCTGCTCCTTCGAGGGCAAGCAGTTCTGTGTGCCCTACTACGCGGGCGCCCGTGTCGCCATCTACAACACCGAGATGCTCAAGAAGGGCGCGGGCACCGACAAGCTGCCCGAGACCGAGGACGAGCTCCTGGCGGCGATGGACAAGGTCTCGGCCGAGTACGGCAAGAAGGACAAGCGCTTCTCGTCCCTCTACCTGCCGGGCCGCTACTGGTACGCCGCCATGTCCTACGTGGCCGCCTACGACGGCAAGATCGCCGAGTACGACGAGGGCTCCAAGGAGTGGAAGGCCTCGCTCTCCTCCCCGGAGGCGCAGAAGGGCATCCAGCACTTCATCGACCTGGTCAAGAAGTACAACAAGGCCGACCAGACCAAGGACGAGCAGGACCACGCCAACGTGATGGCCAACGAGAAGGCCGCCCTTCTCTACGGCAACGGCTGGGAGTCCGGCTCCGTCATCGACGGCAAGAACAACGGCAACCCCAAGCTCGAGGGCAAGATCCTCACGGCCGGCATGCCCGGCCCGAACGGCAAGGCGCTGCCCTCCTTCATCGGTGGCTCCGACCTCGCGGTGACCAGCAAGTCGAAGGTCGCGGACCTGGGTGAGGAGTGGATCTCGCTCTTCACCAGCGAGAAGTCCATGGAGGTCCTCGCCTCCAAGAACATCCTTCCGAACAACACCAAGCAGCTGGAGCCGCTGAAGGCGAAGCCGGAGACCGCTCCGATCGCCAACGCCGTCCCGGACGCGTGGTTCACCCCGATCGCCCCGGGCTGGACCTCGATCGAGAAGGAGGAGGTCCTGGAGAACATGCTCCTGGCCATCCTCAAGGGTGACTCCGTGGAAGCGGCCACCAAGGCGGCCGACGCCAAGATCAACGAGCTGATCAACCAGGAGTCCTGA
- a CDS encoding sodium:solute symporter family protein translates to MKDGVNGVALAVFIFFFLAVTVMGFLASRWRKAENENSLDEWGLGGRSFGTWVTWFLLGGDLYTAYTFVAVPAAIYAAGAAGFFAVPYTILVYPLIFTFLPRLWSVSHKHGYVTTSDFVRGRFGSRGLSLAVAVTGILATMPYIALQLVGIQAVLDVMGVGGGETTHWFVKDLPLLIAFGVLAAYTYSSGLRAPALIAFVKDTLIYIVIAVAIIYIPIKLGGFDEIFASAGEKFAQINPATDKPNGALVPGELGQWGYATLALGSALALFMYPHSITATLSSRSREVIRRNTTILPLYSLMLGLLALLGFMAIAAGVNVKNGQLAIPQLFENMFPDWFAGVAFAAIGIGALVPAAIMSIAAANLFTRNIYKDFLKPDATPAQETKVSKLVSLLVKVGALAFVLTMDKTVAINFQLLGGIWILQTFPALVGGLFTRWFHRWALIGGWAVGMIYGTAAAYGVASPTQKHFGGSSAEIPGIGEIGYIGLTAFVLNVVVTVVLTFVLRAAKAPDGIDETSPSDYTADAGDPGVKVELPPATVGAPGGH, encoded by the coding sequence ATGAAGGACGGCGTGAACGGCGTAGCACTCGCCGTCTTCATCTTCTTCTTCCTGGCCGTGACGGTCATGGGCTTCCTGGCCTCGCGCTGGCGCAAGGCCGAGAACGAGAACAGCCTCGACGAATGGGGCCTCGGCGGACGGTCGTTCGGCACCTGGGTGACCTGGTTCCTGCTCGGCGGCGACCTCTACACCGCGTACACCTTCGTCGCCGTACCGGCGGCCATCTACGCGGCGGGGGCGGCCGGCTTCTTCGCCGTGCCGTACACGATCCTCGTCTACCCGCTGATCTTCACCTTCCTGCCACGGCTGTGGTCGGTGTCGCACAAGCACGGATACGTCACCACCTCGGACTTCGTCCGCGGACGCTTCGGTTCCAGGGGCCTGTCGCTGGCGGTCGCCGTCACCGGCATCCTCGCCACCATGCCGTACATCGCGCTCCAATTGGTCGGCATCCAGGCCGTGCTGGACGTCATGGGCGTGGGCGGCGGCGAGACCACGCACTGGTTCGTCAAGGACCTGCCGCTGCTGATCGCCTTCGGTGTCCTCGCGGCCTACACGTACTCCTCCGGACTGCGTGCCCCGGCGCTGATCGCCTTCGTCAAGGACACCCTGATCTACATCGTCATCGCGGTGGCGATCATCTACATCCCGATCAAGCTCGGCGGCTTCGACGAGATCTTCGCCAGCGCCGGCGAGAAGTTCGCGCAGATCAACCCGGCCACCGACAAGCCCAACGGCGCTCTGGTGCCCGGCGAGCTGGGCCAGTGGGGCTACGCCACGTTGGCGCTCGGTTCCGCGCTCGCCCTGTTCATGTATCCGCACTCGATCACGGCCACGCTCTCCTCGCGCAGCCGTGAGGTGATCCGCCGCAACACCACCATCCTGCCGCTGTACTCGCTGATGCTGGGCCTCCTGGCGCTGCTCGGCTTCATGGCGATCGCGGCCGGGGTGAACGTCAAGAACGGCCAGCTGGCGATCCCGCAGCTGTTCGAGAACATGTTCCCCGACTGGTTCGCGGGCGTCGCCTTCGCCGCCATCGGCATCGGCGCACTCGTCCCGGCGGCCATCATGTCGATCGCCGCGGCGAACCTGTTCACCCGCAACATCTACAAGGACTTCCTGAAGCCCGACGCGACGCCGGCGCAGGAGACCAAGGTCTCCAAGCTGGTCTCGCTGCTGGTGAAGGTCGGCGCGCTCGCCTTCGTCCTCACCATGGACAAGACGGTCGCGATCAACTTCCAGCTGCTGGGCGGCATCTGGATCCTCCAGACCTTCCCGGCGCTGGTGGGCGGTCTGTTCACCCGCTGGTTCCACCGGTGGGCGCTCATCGGCGGCTGGGCCGTCGGCATGATCTACGGCACCGCCGCCGCGTACGGCGTGGCCAGCCCGACCCAGAAGCACTTCGGCGGCTCGTCGGCGGAGATCCCGGGCATCGGCGAGATCGGCTACATCGGCCTCACCGCGTTCGTGCTGAACGTCGTCGTCACCGTGGTTCTCACCTTCGTCCTGCGGGCGGCCAAGGCCCCCGACGGCATCGACGAGACCAGCCCGTCCGACTACACGGCGGACGCGGGCGACCCGGGCGTCAAGGTCGAGCTGCCGCCGGCCACGGTGGGCGCTCCGGGCGGTCACTGA
- a CDS encoding DUF3311 domain-containing protein, translated as MSAVPEVPEAPEAPEAKAPVVTPVRVIIALCLVAPFVAMLWVGSYAKLEPTFIGMPFFYWYQMLWVLISTALTMIAYKLWQRDQRARKGGASR; from the coding sequence ATGTCAGCAGTGCCCGAGGTGCCGGAAGCGCCTGAAGCGCCCGAAGCGAAAGCGCCGGTCGTCACACCGGTGCGTGTGATCATCGCCCTCTGTCTCGTCGCCCCGTTCGTGGCGATGCTCTGGGTCGGTTCGTACGCGAAGCTCGAACCCACGTTCATAGGCATGCCGTTCTTCTACTGGTACCAGATGCTCTGGGTCCTGATCTCCACGGCCCTGACGATGATCGCCTACAAGCTGTGGCAGCGTGACCAGCGCGCCCGCAAGGGGGGTGCGTCCCGATGA
- a CDS encoding GntR family transcriptional regulator codes for MAMDGGGTEAEGGAQTRTARVPKYYRLKRHLLDMTETLPPGTPVPPERTLAAEFDTSRTTVRQALQELVVEGRLERIQGKGTFVAKPKVSQALQLTSYTEDMRAQGLEPTSQLLDIGYVTADDTLAGLLDIAAGGRVLRIERLRLASGEPMAIETTHLSAKRFPALRRSLVKYTSLYTALAEVYDVHLAEAEETIETSLATPREAGLLGTDVGLPMLMLSRHSLDAQGEPVEWVRSVYRGDRYKFVARLQRPND; via the coding sequence ATGGCCATGGACGGGGGCGGCACAGAAGCCGAGGGCGGGGCGCAGACCCGCACCGCGCGCGTGCCCAAGTACTACCGGCTCAAGCGCCACTTGCTCGACATGACGGAGACCCTGCCGCCGGGCACACCGGTGCCGCCGGAACGGACGCTGGCCGCCGAGTTCGACACCTCCCGCACCACCGTCCGCCAGGCGCTCCAGGAGCTGGTCGTCGAGGGCCGGCTCGAACGCATCCAGGGCAAGGGCACCTTCGTCGCCAAGCCCAAGGTCTCCCAGGCGCTCCAGCTCACCTCGTACACCGAGGACATGCGCGCGCAGGGACTGGAGCCCACGTCTCAGCTGCTGGACATCGGATACGTCACAGCCGACGACACCCTGGCCGGACTGCTGGACATCGCGGCCGGCGGCCGGGTGCTGCGTATCGAGCGGCTGCGACTGGCGAGCGGTGAGCCGATGGCCATCGAGACCACGCACCTGTCCGCCAAGCGCTTCCCGGCGCTGCGCCGCAGCCTGGTCAAGTACACCTCGCTCTACACCGCGCTGGCGGAGGTCTACGACGTCCATCTCGCGGAGGCGGAGGAGACCATCGAGACCTCGCTGGCCACCCCGCGCGAAGCCGGTCTGCTCGGCACGGACGTCGGCCTGCCGATGCTGATGCTCTCCCGCCACTCGCTGGACGCCCAGGGAGAGCCGGTGGAATGGGTGCGCTCCGTCTACCGCGGCGACCGCTACAAGTTCGTCGCGAGGCTCCAGCGCCCCAACGACTGA
- a CDS encoding sugar ABC transporter permease produces the protein MTAADTKAAGPPVPVPRAPKGTGPRPAPDKGISGSGRKKRKKGELLPYLLILPALVAVAAVYAFPLAKTVIMSFQDMGRKELWTGESPPWVGFEQFTNILGDSEFWSVTGRTVVFMVVCVGLTMGIGLLLALLMARLTTWVRLVLTAALVAAWSMPLMVAASIFRWLSDSDYGLINTLIAKVVGEDFLGHNWFLDPKQGFAIIALLVVWGAIPFVVITLYAALTQVPKELEEAAALDGANAPAVFRFVTWPVIRPVFTMVATLSVIWDFNVFGQIWLLRGNKPEPEYETLGLYSFSKAFESTSFSQGTAIALITVLLLSGVAVYYLRQLLKTGEVE, from the coding sequence GTGACTGCCGCCGACACCAAGGCCGCCGGCCCGCCGGTACCCGTACCACGTGCCCCGAAAGGCACCGGCCCCAGGCCGGCGCCCGACAAGGGGATCAGCGGCTCCGGCCGGAAGAAGCGGAAGAAGGGAGAGCTTCTCCCGTACCTGCTGATCCTCCCGGCGCTCGTAGCGGTCGCCGCGGTCTACGCCTTCCCGCTGGCGAAGACCGTGATCATGTCCTTCCAGGACATGGGGCGCAAGGAGCTGTGGACCGGCGAATCGCCGCCCTGGGTCGGCTTCGAGCAGTTCACCAACATCCTGGGCGACAGCGAGTTCTGGTCGGTCACCGGCCGCACCGTCGTGTTCATGGTCGTCTGCGTGGGCCTGACCATGGGCATCGGTCTGCTGCTCGCCCTGCTGATGGCCCGGCTGACCACCTGGGTGCGACTGGTCCTGACGGCGGCGCTCGTCGCAGCCTGGTCGATGCCCCTGATGGTGGCCGCCTCCATCTTCCGCTGGCTCTCCGACTCCGACTACGGCCTCATCAACACCCTGATAGCCAAGGTCGTGGGCGAGGACTTCCTCGGCCACAACTGGTTCCTCGACCCGAAACAGGGCTTCGCCATCATCGCCCTGCTGGTCGTCTGGGGCGCCATCCCCTTCGTGGTCATCACCCTGTACGCGGCCCTCACCCAGGTGCCCAAGGAGCTGGAGGAGGCCGCCGCCCTCGACGGCGCGAACGCGCCCGCCGTGTTCCGCTTCGTCACCTGGCCGGTGATCCGCCCCGTCTTCACCATGGTCGCCACTCTCTCGGTGATCTGGGACTTCAACGTCTTCGGGCAGATCTGGCTGCTGCGCGGCAACAAGCCGGAGCCCGAGTACGAGACCCTCGGCCTCTACTCGTTCTCCAAGGCCTTCGAGTCCACCTCGTTCAGCCAGGGCACCGCGATCGCGTTGATCACCGTTCTGCTGCTGTCCGGTGTGGCCGTCTACTACCTGCGTCAGCTGCTGAAGACAGGAGAGGTCGAATGA
- a CDS encoding glycoside hydrolase family 3 protein has protein sequence MTTLVRGSSGTLTRDALTILQPGFVGTTAPDWLLRQIGEGLCAVGLFGRNISSPGQLAALTARLRAERDDVLVAIDEEGGDVTRLEVRTGSSFPGNYALGLVDDVDLTRAVAHELGRRLAECGVDLNWAPSADVNSNPDNPVIGVRSFGADTALAARHTVAYVEGLQAAGVAACTKHFPGHGDTNVDSHHAAPRIDVDLDTLHARELVPFRAAIAAGSKAVMSAHILLPALDPDRPATLSPQILTGLLREELGYQGLIVTDGMEMQAISSTYGIERGSVLAIAAGADAICVGGGLADEETVLRLRDALVNAVRNGDLPEERLADAAARVRALADWTRRARGAAAEPGAASQEGTAPGSDTDIGLVAARRAVRVTPGGRPYEPVTEAPYVAALTPVANIAVGDETPWGVAAELAALLPGTETGTYAEEGDTPELVSHVLEAAADRRIVAVVRDVHRHPWMADALEALLAARPDTVVVEMGLNRAAPRGALHIATHGAARVCGRAAAEVIAGR, from the coding sequence ATGACCACTCTGGTACGTGGCTCGTCAGGCACCCTGACCCGCGACGCGCTCACCATCCTCCAGCCCGGTTTCGTCGGCACCACCGCGCCCGACTGGCTGCTGCGGCAGATCGGCGAAGGGCTCTGCGCCGTCGGTCTGTTCGGCCGCAACATCTCCTCGCCCGGCCAGCTCGCCGCGCTCACCGCCCGGTTGCGGGCGGAGCGCGACGACGTCCTGGTCGCCATCGACGAGGAGGGCGGTGACGTCACCCGTCTCGAGGTGCGCACCGGCTCCTCGTTCCCCGGCAATTACGCGCTGGGCCTGGTCGACGACGTGGACCTCACCCGCGCCGTGGCGCACGAGTTGGGGCGACGGCTGGCCGAGTGCGGGGTGGACCTCAACTGGGCGCCGTCCGCCGACGTCAACTCCAACCCGGACAATCCGGTCATCGGTGTGCGCTCGTTCGGCGCCGACACCGCACTGGCCGCCCGCCACACCGTCGCCTACGTCGAGGGCCTGCAGGCCGCCGGCGTGGCCGCGTGCACCAAGCACTTCCCCGGGCACGGCGACACCAACGTGGACTCGCACCACGCGGCGCCCCGTATCGATGTGGATCTCGACACGTTGCACGCCCGTGAGCTGGTCCCTTTCCGCGCGGCCATCGCAGCGGGTTCCAAAGCGGTGATGAGCGCGCATATCCTACTTCCCGCGCTCGACCCCGACCGTCCCGCGACGCTGAGCCCGCAGATCCTCACCGGTCTGCTGCGCGAGGAGCTGGGCTACCAGGGCCTGATCGTCACGGACGGCATGGAGATGCAGGCCATCTCGTCCACGTACGGCATCGAGCGCGGCTCGGTCCTCGCGATCGCCGCCGGTGCCGACGCTATTTGCGTCGGTGGCGGCCTGGCCGACGAGGAGACCGTACTGCGACTGCGCGACGCGCTGGTCAATGCGGTGCGGAACGGCGACCTGCCCGAGGAGCGGCTGGCCGACGCGGCGGCACGTGTGCGTGCCCTCGCGGACTGGACGCGGCGGGCCAGGGGGGCTGCAGCAGAGCCGGGCGCGGCTTCACAGGAGGGGACCGCGCCCGGCTCCGACACCGACATCGGTCTCGTCGCGGCGCGTCGCGCGGTGCGGGTCACTCCGGGCGGTCGGCCGTACGAGCCGGTCACCGAGGCCCCGTACGTGGCTGCCTTGACCCCTGTCGCCAACATTGCGGTCGGGGACGAGACCCCATGGGGTGTGGCCGCGGAGCTGGCGGCTCTGCTGCCCGGTACGGAGACCGGCACGTATGCCGAGGAGGGCGATACGCCCGAATTGGTGTCACATGTGCTGGAGGCGGCGGCGGACCGTAGGATCGTCGCTGTGGTTCGCGACGTCCACCGCCACCCGTGGATGGCGGACGCCCTCGAGGCGCTCCTCGCGGCCCGTCCCGACACGGTCGTGGTCGAGATGGGCCTGAACCGGGCGGCACCCAGGGGGGCCCTGCACATCGCTACCCATGGCGCCGCCCGCGTCTGCGGGCGCGCCGCCGCGGAGGTCATCGCCGGCCGCTGA